The genomic window TGATATGCATAGGCCGAACCAGTTGGTCAAAGAACATGGAACCATGCTTCTGGGACGAAAATGGAAGGTGGGGTTGGTGGATGGAGGGGACCCAGAATCTGAAAATGGAAAAGGGTTGAGAGAGGTGGAAGGGAAAGAGGATGGAGGGCTTGAAGATGGGTCTGATGAGAGTGAAATCGGGGGTGGAGTTCATGGATTTCGTGACGAGAATGGGGTTCCACCGGATGGGTTCGAGCTTGTGAACTCGACTCCTTATGAGCGTAGACAGTATGATCAGGCACAAGCTTCAGATTATTCTAGTAGAGATGTTTCTCAATGACAAGGAAGAGAAGGTTGAAGATTGACAAAAACTTCACAAGATGAAAGgtgtttgattatttgatttgTAAAATGCATAATAACCCAAAATTTAGTGGAGTTCTGACAATTATATGTGTAGATGGTGTTTGGTTTTCGATttgatagaaaaaattaaaatatttaattttttttatttaattaaaaatattatattaatgttaattaatatactgattttattaatagttgttaatagaaaaagtcaaatattgaaccaaaaaaacaaattccatctaaatcttctaaaaaaaatatcctCAAATTAGTATATTACAACTTTGTGGCATAACGTCGATGTACTAGAAAATGACCAATTAGAGGAATATTTCACAATCACAAACTTGCTTTTCCTGCCTTTCTATGGATTTggaagtgattttgaaaaagacGTGTTTCTTACATAAATGATTTTCAATATGGAGAATCGAAAATCATGtctaattatataatatattaccaaaaatattattaaaatactttttttttatatagtttatATATCCAAATagcagaaaaaaataaaaatattttaactataATTACTCCTAATTAACTATAATCACTCCTAATTCTTCGGACTCCTTTACGAAGTTTaaggtgatatttgtttttttatttatttattaaatagagCTCAATAGTTTTAAAtgttaaattgtttattttttaatattttatttttattaaatattaaaaagtaaagaaaaactaatatattattttttttaaattgaaaaaaatcaaatattttgattttttctatttaattaaaaatttataataaatcatgaaaaagtagaaaaacaaataacgtAAAGTGTGAAAGTAAATTGTTTtggtaaaaagctaaaaaaaattaatttctagaAAAAACATCTTTaaactttcttaattttttttcttagatatTTATTGAGAaccaaataatcaaatatagtgaaatgcatgtgaaaaatggCAAAAACAAAATTGCAGAAGAATTCAGAAATTATTTCTGCGGCCAATGACTTTTTGTTAACCAATCTGACTTTTAAAGTCAAGTCATTCTATGGCATTGAAGTGGAGCCCTTTTCGTTCTAGATGGTCTCTAAACTGGAATGGTTCAAGCCTCAATTTAAGGCCTTGGTCTGGGCTGGGCTTGAGGGCCTTTTCTAACTCTCCTTATGATGGGTCCAAGGGTTCAACTTGGGTTCGTCAGACCCAATCCGAATCTCTGATGGGCTagtacaaatatttttaatattcaaattaggtttaaattattattattttttcctatcAAAATTGAATTTGGGTCGGGTTTGATCCAAGATTCAAATACATTAAGCTTAACCGAATCccattccaatatttttataatattgacAATTTAAATATTCAATGTAATAATATTGGTTAAATtgactttttaattttctaaaaaaaaaataccatagtTATATCATGTCCTATTCCATTTTTCTAGAAATatccatatatttatttttatttttttaattattttgaaatcttATCCTATTTACTATTTAAGCTTTGTATAAGTATGcagaaaaaagttttaaaataacattatgGGTGAGTTCAATCCAACCCAATCTAATTTTAACTCAATACAATTTGATCAACTTTTCCGACTAGTTTAAGTTTAACAAAAATTAATAGAGTTAAGGGATCTATACTTTCAACCATTGGATTGAATGATAATTCAATTTTAGGTCTTCACTATTGtgttcatatttaataatattggAGAGTAGCCGATCAAGGTAtctctataattatttttcgaATGTGATCAAATTACATTTTTAGTTGATTAAGATAGGTAACGAGACCAAGTTACTTTATGGTTATAAGCAGTTACTTCTTAATGTAATTACTTTTCAACATGATTCAAACTGTCCTTCCATGTATATCATAAATCAACTGCCCCCCAAAATTATGCTTGATAATGTCTTAAACCAATATTGGGAAGTCAAAACCAACCAAACCTAGGCCATAAAATTATAAACGTCGAgggtttttaattttattcatcttttataCGATGCACGTGCACTCACGTCTATAGTCTTTCTTTATATGTAATTGTGAAATCAATGTTAAGTTAATctcgattttgatgataacaaaacaaagtttaaagctaataattatatttcaagtgtaatTAGGTAAGACGATTTttaaagtggcaatcacaaagacaaaacaagtcaaggagaaatcatAAAGAAGAAGATCAcctcaaagaaaagtgtttttcaatactcaagttttataagatctctttgtaaggttgttggtgcactatgattttcatgcattacattctttatttatacACCAAAATCATTTAAgggttattttgttttaaatattttaaaattggatgatttcatgttttcaactaaaaccttgtgtctaacggtcacctgccaagcattaaatgctaacggctagtcaaccgatcgacccctagctcaatcgatcgaacccccaacggctagtttgacttttttcctCTATAAGAATGCTTTgaatcttcattgtttatgaGCTCAACTTTCTcaaacatttcttgaatatatttgagtcttggaaaagtgttttgagtgcaccattgttctaaaacttgcatatcattagtgcacatttcaatcctagttttcttgtatcatttgagcttaaagtttttatattaggattttgtgagatcatttatttataaatctttgagaggaagtttctcaagtgtggggtatcattTGAgatgttgttcaagagtgggatatctcttgaggattgtaaagggtgcttagagtcaaaagtccaagagggtggattggaaccataatccaattgtattgcttgaaggcttggttttgaagccttgaattagtagaacctcaagcttgggagtGAAGTtaaaggagagtggatgtagatCGGGTtacgccgaaccactataaaatcttgtgtttgcattctctcttccctactcttttactttatatgcaattgtctttatattgttttattatatatttgcatatatttgtttcttacattcacatagtttaaatttgcaaaaaaagaccatcaccctatttatcCCCCCTTTTAGGATGATTACCATACGttggattaacctaatttttctaacaataatCTAGAAGGGTAACACTTAGAATTTgttaaataaatgatttgagtCTTATTGGTCacaaattgattatttttaatcaagttAAGTTCTTTGATAATATAGAAAAGATTCAAAACCAACCAACACACAAGATAATGGATTTTTTACGTAGAAAACTTCCACATAGACGTTATTTTTAAGACTTACCCTTTTGTAACTATATTGTATTTCACATTTGCAATAAAACACTTCGTGTGCTCCTAATAGATCTCACCTCAGCATCTGAGGGATACAAATTTCCTTCATAACCCAATAGAAGTACGACAACCTTTTTGGAAAGTTTTGGGAACGGGAAAACAAACTAAGTTTTTTCCAACGTGTTTGCGTCAAACCAAAAACCTTTTTAGACAAAGTATATATAAGCCTAGGGACCTAGTAGATCGATTCTTAAAAATTCCTCAAAAgaaatcctttaaaaaaaaaggtagaaagaTAGATCTCTGAAATTCTAGGGAATTCTGTCACAAGTGTTTGAGTGCTATTACTAGCACTGTAGCACTCAGGGCAATTCTTTCAAACAATTAGAAAACACTTTACATAGTTTTAAACACCTCAATCCATACCAAGCTATACTAACCATTAATTTGTCTTTCTCAAACCTTTATATACTTATCCATGCCGTCATGATTGAACAATCAACAACTTCAAGTATTAAGCGGAAATAAGACACATTTTAGAAAAATCTTAAGGTAGAGTCAATGGAATAAAATTGTCAATCTTaaactacatatatatatatatgcttaattgtaaaaaaaaaatcatcaaatatcttTTGTACTTTGAGTTAAAAGAGAGATGagtgaaattaataaataagaataatagataaagtatttgatgaaatttcaaactattTAATGATAACCAAATTATTTAGCTTAAATCTCAAGGAAGATGAGTGAAATTAaccttatatatatacataaaaagaTTTCCATAGATCAATCAAGAAGAAGTTATATAAGGAGGTTAAAAGGTTTTcataaaaacatagaaaacttGTGGAAGGTCTAGATTACAAGTTAGTAGTTTTAGGCTTGTACAATTAAATAAGGACTCCCAATATgtcttaaaaatgatttttaaaaactaagtCTCATTGAACAAAAAAGAATGAACtttttaaaagggttttttttttttcttttgtcttttaattttttttataaaaagggAGATTAATTCTTTGAAAGATAAaacttcttgttttgttttgttttgtttttttgtttttttttgtttatgtttcTTTTATAGTTAATTAGTGATTAACCAAAGCTTTAGATTGGTTAACCAAAGTGGTAGACCGATTCAACTTGGCGTGCAATGTCTACATGTTGAACAATTGCTATGTCAATTGGCTAAATGGTTGAGCAATTAGTTGATCATCTGCGCAATCAATTAATTAGTTGAATCTCAATGGTCACTTATAAATGTTAGTAGTCAAAAAGTAGTCTATCAAACAATTGACTGGTTAAGTGAAAAATGTGACAACTAGTTTTCCACACAATGCTATAAGTATGTTTACCAAAACTCATTCATGATGGACCAATAACTTGCaaattattattactttgaGGTCAAACTTTTTTTGAGCATTGATATGCATCAAACCCAAATCTAAGTGATTTTTTATTGCAATGAAATCTAAGTCCTTTTATTTGTATATCCACCCTTCAAGAAGAGTTTCTTCTTCCTATCTTTTCTTGTAATCTTGAGCAAATCGTACCAGAATCTTGTTtagaaaactttaaaaaaaataatgaaaatttctcGAGCCTTGAAGGAAACTGGGGAATAAGGACGTAAGCTATATTAATAGTTTCTAAACCATGATAAAAtccttttttgcattttctttttcatatctctttaatttttattttattatttcattgttatttcttattattacatttttttcattaagtCTTTATATAAATTTGGGATTTGGACcaacaaaattttcttcattgtttataTATGTAGACACACATAGATCAATGCAAGAACTATACATGCATGTAAAAATCATAGATATTTTCAACATGGGAAGGTAGGTTTGACAACTTCTTAATTGGCTTAGCCTTGACTTAGTAATTTGGGCTGTGCACATGCAGCCTGCTTGAGCATTAAtgccaaataataataataataataataataataataatgaattaagTACTTGGATACAAAGGCTTTGGAATTACAGCCCTAGGTTAAACCTGTGGCAGGTAGGGGTTTTCAAAAAGCTATATGATTCACATTCTCACATATTCATCAATTAAAGCcaccttttcttcttcaatattTCAAGATGCCTGTGAATCATCAATGCCATgtctctttatttctttatttgcaGCAGAACGTAACCTAAAGAAACTTTCTTATGTCACCCTTTCCCTCATACTTGCATGCGTGATTTTTCTTCTCGTGAAATGTAGGTTTGTGGCTGTAGAGAAAGTTGCCCATTATTTGATGAATATtccctttctttcattttctcacctACACGGGCTACATAGATCAAGGGAGAGCTGAACCTATACAGGAATCAGCAGTATATGGTAGCAGTAGGCCTACACGTGAAATCCAGACTCATCTTATTTTAGGATACAAAcctaataaaacaaataataatgtcAAAATAAGGAAAACTTTTTCCTAGAAACCAAACAACCCTCTTCCTCTGCATGCATCACGGGGTTCTCCATTTCTCTTATTTcattagaagtttttttttggatttgcattatttttatcatatttaggAATCCAACATAGATTTGAATCTAcactaaatatctaaaaataattaaaattttatgtacttTTTAATCAAATGTAATACTTTTGATCATCTTAGGTATTATCTTTTATTAACGGatttatgaaatttgaattatttttaaaggattttattttgtagtcttatttttaaattcataaaatttttttttggactttttctattaaaaaaataaaaccaggGTTATTTATATATTACATATATGATGATTTCTACCCATCTACTTGGCGGGAAAATTTTGCATGAAAAGCTTTTAGGCATCGAGATCTTCATTGAaagagtcattttccatgtcAAAATCAGTCCACATTTATTTCAAActaaaaggaaaacaacttTTCTTTCAGACCTCTCCTGAAAAATCTAGCAAGTTCATGGCTGTTGAAGTTTCAGATGATAATTGACTTGCAAGCTTCCATTGTCCACAAAACCCACAGATAGGTTTCTAGAGGAAGGTGAGTGAACCAGTATAAATTAAGTAGAATCCTTACCTTCTCCTCACCATGAGATAATCATCAAGTTCCTCTACCATTTCATCGCTTAGCTATAAAAATTTCCAACTTCCTTCCAATTTCCTCGTTAGGGTTTCCCTTATTCTTGTCCATGGCGCCCCCACATGGAGAAGCCATTGTTAGCTCCTACGCTAGGGCTAACACCTTCTGCAAGCCACCGAAAATTTCAACCGATAACCTCCAACGAACCATTTCTGACATTTCCTTCGAGCTTAGCAAGGAGGCCATCGGAGACTTGACACTTCCTCCAATATCTGAGGTTGAAGACGCGAAATGTGAGTGCTGTGGCATGAGCGAAGAGTGCACCCCAGAATACATTAAGCGGGTCCGGGACAAGTTCTTGGGGAAGTGGATATGTGGGCTGTGTACAGAAGCTGTGAAGGAAGAGATAGAGAAGAAcggaggaaaaaaagaagaagcattAAGCACGCATATGAATGCTTGTTCTAGGTTTAACAAGCTTGGCAGGGCTTATCCAGTTTTATTCCAAGCTGAGGCCATGAGGGAGATATTGAAGAAGAGCACAAGGTTGGATGGGAGAGGAGCTAGGGGTAAATCTATTAGCCCTAGGATTGATAAAACCGGGCAAAAAGTCGGCGGCATTGCAAGGAGTTCAAGCTGCATTCCGGCTATTACAAGAGAGATGAACGATCTGACAAAGAGTAATTGATTTTCCCAAGTGTTCGGAcatgtttaattttatgtttgtcTACATTTCTCTATTCATCTTCTCTAATTATTAGGTTTTCCTTTTGGAAATTAGTCCATTTCCGAACACCCCTTAAGCTTGCATATGTTTCCTCCAATGGATAGGATCAGTCTTTGATTTACCCTCCCATGATTTTTTGGGTTAACCTCTTATCATTTCTAGGGTTTCCTTTCAATCTTTCAGTTGGGCTTTTtcttatttcccttttttttagtACAAAAACCACCAACTTTTCCCCCTAAATTAGGGCTATGTTATTGAAACTAGGTCATTAGGGTTTTTCGGGTTGGTCCATGCTTTCTCTTACCCATTACTGCAAATGCATGGCAGAGTTGATTAATATGCATGTGCAGtatgatctctctctctctctctctatctatctatctatctatctctaTCTCTATCTATTGAATGTAATAAGGCATAGTTGTTAGATGTTGTGAAGAGTTGTCATGGCTATGATCTTCACTCCACTCTAACCTGAGGGTCTTTATTTGTAATATGTGACACCATTTATTTCAAGTATTGAAGTCATGTATGTGGACATGTATAAggtttcaataaattaattgttatattgttttataCTTGTGTGTATTCAAGAACCTCTAATTACTCCATAAACAAAaaggtcaaaaaaaaaaaaaaaaggggaacaCCCTCTTGATTTGCTATCGAAcaagaaagtaaaaaagaaagacaTTAAAAAATGGATTCATGAGTTTATCATAGAGATATTTAAAGTaactaaataaacaaaattaagtATTTTGTTCCAAGATTTTGGGTAATGCATTTAAAAAACATcacataattattttctaaaaattattcttacaatccattttttgagaactttttttaaaaactctccCAAATAGACTTGATATGATTTGAATTATTTCATGTTTAAGAAGTAGCATATTTTTCATGGTACATAAGTAcaaaatatggaagaaattCGTGTATACACCACTCTACCATCCAATCACTTTGATCTAACTTCATTACAGCCTTTTTGAGAACACGCACATTTACACATTCATAGAGAGGAATTTAAAGAGGGAGATTTAAAAAGAACATTAGCTTACCCACATTATTGCGGGAGTCTTGtcaatatgtgttttgtattcTTATTCAGAGTATCAATTAAATACAAGTTGAGGTTGTTGCCCTATAATTCGGTGTGTGCTTATGTGAGTTCTTTTGATGTAATCTCATATGGGTTTCGAAAGGTTGGCCTAGATGGGTGTCTAGCACACGGACGAGCATCTTTTTGGTTAAGAAATGGTGGAAATCttaatttcttcaaattcaattttcatttgatCCAAGGAAAAGCcatcttcttctcttctctaTTTTACGTGTTCCTCGACTAATCCCATGAGGCTTAACGATCTGATAAATCTCCAGTGGTCTTGAGGAAACTCGAACTAGTGACCATTGAGAGCAAACCAAAGGCCAgaccaactgagctacccctCAGAGTTTCAACTATTTTCAACTTTATTCAAAAGTAAATTAGATGGAGCGTGCCTAGAAAATTCTTACACTCATTTTaccttatttaattttaaattttattaaaaataatataatttataaataaataaatatttataatttatttttataaaaaataatattttatatatgttaaaaaaatttaattaaaataatttttatttaatattatatacaatTGGGGTTGGACAAAGTCATAGCAGattctttcttaattttaaaatctttttcaaaccCACCCCAAGCCTAAAGGTCTCAAACTCACATCATTGTTATCCCtaacaaaaatcattttgtaTGTAATCCTCTCTTTCTCAGGGCCCGGAAATACAAATACATGACATTAAAATTAATCCCCTCTTTGCCTTTGTTACATTACCAGTTGGGAACCCACATTTGGCCTAGTCACTAGTCAGTCCAAATCCAACCTCCCACATCGATTCAGAGCCGCGATGTTCGTCTAATCTCGGAGGTTGATATAAGAGCTCGTGAATTATCACGGGGCCATGACAAGTGGAACATTCTATTTCCATCACAATCCTGAGTCCAAGTTTGAACAACTTTTCACAACCTATTACTGCACCGCATTCTATGCTTTGCTTGACACTATTGCCACGACAAACCCTTGGCAAACGgaatttagatattttctttccaGGAGAATGAATATTTGGCTGTGTTGATAACTTAATTACCGCCTCCCTCATCGGCAGAGCTAGAAATAGGAttaagagggggggggggggggggggggggagattATTTTTAGGGGGCGGCAATTATGAGTCAAAAAGCAATATTTGGTTTAATGGTCGGTTTGTCAATGGACCTCCCCCTCCTATTATTATGTCTCGGTTAAGTATTATAGATTTACGgtgttttctttgatttcttttcttatttgttaATTAAGCTCTGTTGTTGTGTTGGTCTATGTATGTATCAACCATACAGGTCTTCCAACCCGAGGCAAATATGCTCATATCATATGTAAAAACCATAGCCCGTGCATTGCATCCACGGGTTGCACCATGACCAATGACAAGTCGCTATTACACCTTGCTCATATTCAAAACCCTTAATATTGTACCCTTGATATGGTATAGTTGGTACATCATCGCTATCTTTGAGTGAGTCACATCTTCTCTCAACATCATTATGagtcattttcaaaatcttaCTAGGAAGCATTATAAGTGTTTCAGGATACAtgatagttttgaaaataaaaacaaaaaaattcaaaaaatccTTTTTCCACTTCAAAAACCTAAGACCTCCTTACTAACCATAAAAAATTCAACACTTCAATTTTAGCATAGTTGAACCACCCCCACATGCTATCTCGTATGGTACCATATCATTTGAGTCGAAGTATTGACAATAAGCCTGGAGCTTAAAATGCCCTAAAGATGTGCTACATGTATAGGAAAAATTCAAGGCACTAATTCACTAACCATCCCGCTAGCAATTTTAactattaaaaatgtaaaatttaagTCCTtaggcaaaaataaaaatagataagaaTAGGGCGCTTACTCCTGTCATCACCTCTCTGCATaactggatgagagagagagaggttttgTCCTTTTCTCCATCCTTCACCATACGTGCCACTTTTGGCTAACCCCTGAGCTTTGAAGAGGCTTATCCGTCTCCAACATGCCACTGGCACCTGCATTATGGTTGATGAAGCTTCCATCAGAAGTTGGGACTTGGGAACCCATTTCGCCTTGTCACTAGTCAGCCCAAATCCAACCAGACTCATCCATTCAGAACACCGTGTTCGTCTGCTCTCAGTAGGTTGATATCAGAGCTCGTGAATCATCACGGGGGCCATGACAAGTGGAATATTCTATTTCCATTGCAATTCTGACTTCCAAGTTTGAGCAACTTGTTCACCACCTATATCTGCACTGCATTCCACCCCTTTGCTCGACTCCATTGCCCCTATAAACCCTCCCTAAACCTCTCTACTCTCTTTCAgaatttagatattttcttttcgGGAGATTAATGGATATTTGGCTGTGTTAGTAACCTTCCACCTCCCCCTCTCCCTATTTATGTATCTCTGTTCACTGCTATTGATAGGATCATAGCTTCCATCAAACATGGTGAGTTGCATGCACTATAGATTATATATGGTGCTgtcttttactttcttttcttgcttGTTAACTGTTTTTCATGCAATCCATCGTTTAACAGAGCGAGAAGTGCATTCGAAGGGCCATATCCGATGTTTCTGCTGAGTCACAGAGGATGACAATCGAGGAAGGCGACACCAGAAGTGAAGCTACTCAGGTTGAACAGTCCCGGTGCGAGTGCTGTGGATTCATGGAGGAGTGTACAGCTAGTTACATCCAGCAAGTCAGCGATTCTCATTCTGGGAAATGGGTTTGCGGTATCTGTTCAGAAGCGGTGAAAGAAAGGATTAAGCGAGTTCCGAGAACAGCCATGGAAGAAGCACTGAGCTCTCACAAGGATTTGTGTGAAAGATTTAACACTACTACTAGGCTGAATCCCAAGCTGTCTTTGACTATGACAATGAGGGAGTTGGCCAGAAGAAGTGCTCACCAAAGGAATGACCACAGCTCCATGAAACCCAGAATTGGTCGAACCAGCAGCTGTGCTCCCAGGATTGAATAGACCGGTTGAATGGGATTATGTGTAGTAAGTGTGAAATATAAATTGCTTTTGTTCATTCTAAGGtaataaattgaagaaaaaacccTTGTCTATAATATAAATTGAGCAAACACCATCGGCCACTACCAGGTCTTTGTATTTATAAAGTTATTATGGTGATGGAATTGCTTCAAAAATTCAAAGGCTAAGGCAAAGCCCAAACTGACCACCTACAGGAgtattgggtttttttttctttcaaacccAATTCTAGGGTTTGGGTTATCCACTTCTGGGGACAGACCTAGTCTGAACTGAAAGAATGAGCATTCAGGAAAGCAGGTGGGTTTCCTGAATTAGGGCTATGGTATTGAAACTAGGTCATTAGGGTTTTTTGGGTTGGTCCATGCTTTCTCTTACCCATTACTGCAAATGCATGGCAGAGTTGATTAATATGCATGTGCAGtatgatctctctctctctctctctctctctctctatttatcTATCTATCTCTAGCCATTGCATGTAATGGGGCATAGTTGTTAGATGTTGTGAAGAGTTGTCATGGCTATGATCTTCACCTCCACTCTAACCTGAGGGTCTTTATTTGTAATCTGTGATACCATTTATTTCAAGTATTGCAGTCATGTATGTGGACATGTATAAggtttcaataaattaattgttcTATTGTTTTATACTTGTGTGTATTCAAGAACCTCTAATTACTCCATAAacaaaaaggccaaaaaaaccCCAATTTGCAAtcgaaaagaaaggaaaaaaaaaaagacattaaaaAATGGATTCATGAGTTTATCATAGAGATATTTAaagtaattaaataaacaaaattatgtattttgttGCAAGATTTTGGGTAATGCATTTAAAAAACATcacataattattttctaaaaattaagtatttgaaTTATTTCATGTTTAAGAAGTAGCATATTTTTCATGGTACATATGTACAAAAATATGGAAGAAATACGTGTATACACCACTCTACCACCCAATCAATTTGATCTAACTTCATCATAG from Vitis vinifera cultivar Pinot Noir 40024 chromosome 9, ASM3070453v1 includes these protein-coding regions:
- the LOC104880234 gene encoding uncharacterized protein LOC104880234 encodes the protein MEHNLVSYQSSTVGSHRPRGLRLKKGLQLAMALAVCIWLLYHIKETSNHDMHRPNQLVKEHGTMLLGRKWKVGLVDGGDPESENGKGLREVEGKEDGGLEDGSDESEIGGGVHGFRDENGVPPDGFELVNSTPYERRQYDQAQASDYSSRDVSQ
- the LOC100254824 gene encoding uncharacterized protein LOC100254824, yielding MAPPHGEAIVSSYARANTFCKPPKISTDNLQRTISDISFELSKEAIGDLTLPPISEVEDAKCECCGMSEECTPEYIKRVRDKFLGKWICGLCTEAVKEEIEKNGGKKEEALSTHMNACSRFNKLGRAYPVLFQAEAMREILKKSTRLDGRGARGKSISPRIDKTGQKVGGIARSSSCIPAITREMNDLTKSN
- the LOC100242973 gene encoding uncharacterized protein LOC100242973; this translates as MSEKCIRRAISDVSAESQRMTIEEGDTRSEATQVEQSRCECCGFMEECTASYIQQVSDSHSGKWVCGICSEAVKERIKRVPRTAMEEALSSHKDLCERFNTTTRLNPKLSLTMTMRELARRSAHQRNDHSSMKPRIGRTSSCAPRIE